One segment of Triticum aestivum cultivar Chinese Spring chromosome 2A, IWGSC CS RefSeq v2.1, whole genome shotgun sequence DNA contains the following:
- the LOC123188064 gene encoding probable mitochondrial saccharopine dehydrogenase-like oxidoreductase At5g39410 isoform X2, which produces MAAPVPPGPEVFDVVIFGASGFTGKYVIREALKFLPPNSSPLRTLALAGRSRDRVAAALRWAAAPGPAPDVPILFADASDPASLAAVAARARVLLSCAGPFRLHGRQVAAACAEAGADCLDISGEPEFMERVEADLHEVAARNGSLIVSACGFDSIPAELGFLFNSRQWKPPSAPLSVVAYVNLESDRKIVGNFGTFQSAVLGVANASELQALRRSRPRPAKPKIPGPPPPKGSLIEHDKALGLWVMKLPSADTVVVKRTLAKVTEHPEGLPGADETPEFAEHRKEFWSSIKPAHFGVKISSRSILGLFLWLCTGLFIGILGGFSFGRSLLLKFPELFSIGLFRKTGPTEEEVRSASFKMWFIGRGYSDSARASERGSKPDKEIVTRVSGPEIGYITTPIVLVQCALVLLSQRANLPKGGVYTPGAVFGPTDLQKRLEENGMSFELISTRTLP; this is translated from the exons ATGGCGGCGCCGGTGCCGCCGGGGCCGGAGGTGTTCGACGTCGTCATCTTCGGGGCCTCGGGCTTCACCGGCAAGTACGTCATCCGCGAGGCGCTCAAGTTCCTGCCCCCCAACTCCTCCCCACTCCGCACCCTCGCGCTCGCCGGCCGTAGCCGGGACCGCGTCGCCGCCGCGCTTCGCTGGGCGGCCGCGCCGGGGCCCGCCCCCGACGTCCCCATCCTCTTCGCCGACGCCTCCGACCCGGCCTCCCTCGCCGCGGTCGCCGCGCGGGCGCGCGTCCTGCTCTCCTGCGCTGGGCCCTTCCGCCTCCACGGCCGCCAGGTGGCCGCGGCCTGCGCCGAGGCGGGGGCCGACTGCCTCGACATCTCCGGCGAGCCCGAGTTCATGGAGCGCGTCGAGGCCGACCTCCACGAGGTCGCCGCCAGGAACGGGTCGCTGATTGTCTCCGCCTGCGGGTTTGACTCCATCCCCGCGGAGCTCGGGTTCTTGTTCAACTCCAGGCAGTGGAAGCCGCCCTCCGCGCCGCTGAGCGTGGTCGCCTACGTCAACCTGGAGTCGGACAGGAAGATCGTCGGGAACTTCGGCACGTTTCAGTCGGCCGTTCTCGGCGTGGCCAACGCCAGCGAGCTGCAGGCACTGCGCCGGTCCAGGCCAAGGCCGGCAAAGCCCAAG ATTCCGGGGCCTCCGCCCCCCAAAGGATCACTGATTGAGCATGACAAGGCACTAGGATTGTGGGTGATGAAGTTACCTTCTGCTGACACAGTAGTTGTGAAGAGAACCCTAGCAAAAGTGACAGAGCATCCCGAGGGCCTTCCTGGTGCGGACGAAACCCCAGAATTTGCAGAGCATAGGAAGGAATTCTGGTCCTCTATCAAACCTGCACATTTCGGTGTGAAGATCAGCAGCCGTTCGATCCTGGGCCTTTTCTTGTGGCTGTGCACTGGACTTTTCATCGGCATCCTAGGGGGTTTCTCCTTTGGCAGGTCCCTCTTGCTGAAATTCCCTGAGCTCTTCTCCATCGGGCTGTTCAGGAAGACCGGGCCGACAGAAGAGGAGGTCCGCAGCGCCTCGTTCAAGATGTGGTTCATCGGCCGTGGTTACAGCGACTCGGCCCGCGCATCAGAGCGTGGGAGCAAGCCAGACAAGGAGATCGTGACCAGAGTTTCAGGGCCAGAGATCGGGTACATCACCACCCCGATCGTCCTCGTCCAGTGCGCCCTCGTCCTGCTGAGCCAGCGGGCCAATCTGCCGAAGGGCGGGGTGTACACGCCGGGCGCCGTCTTCGGCCCCACGGATCTCCAGAAGCGCCTAGAGGAGAACGGCATGTCGTTCGAGCTCATCTCCACGAGGACCCTCCCTTGA
- the LOC123188064 gene encoding probable mitochondrial saccharopine dehydrogenase-like oxidoreductase At5g39410 isoform X1: protein MAAPVPPGPEVFDVVIFGASGFTGKYVIREALKFLPPNSSPLRTLALAGRSRDRVAAALRWAAAPGPAPDVPILFADASDPASLAAVAARARVLLSCAGPFRLHGRQVAAACAEAGADCLDISGEPEFMERVEADLHEVAARNGSLIVSACGFDSIPAELGFLFNSRQWKPPSAPLSVVAYVNLESDRKIVGNFGTFQSAVLGVANASELQALRRSRPRPAKPKIPGPAPPKGSLIEHDKALGLWVVKLPSADTVVVKRTLAKVTEHPEGLPGVDETSEFVDRRKEFWSSIKPAHFGVKIGTRSILGLVRWLYTGLFIGILGGFSLGRSLLLKFPEFFSLGLCRKTGPTEEEVNSASFKLWFVGHGYSDLARASERGTKPDMEMVTRVSGPEIGYITTPIVLVQCALVLLSQRANLPKGGVYTPGVVFGPTDLQKRLEENGVSFNLISTRTLPSD from the exons ATGGCGGCGCCGGTGCCGCCGGGGCCGGAGGTGTTCGACGTCGTCATCTTCGGGGCCTCGGGCTTCACCGGCAAGTACGTCATCCGCGAGGCGCTCAAGTTCCTGCCCCCCAACTCCTCCCCACTCCGCACCCTCGCGCTCGCCGGCCGTAGCCGGGACCGCGTCGCCGCCGCGCTTCGCTGGGCGGCCGCGCCGGGGCCCGCCCCCGACGTCCCCATCCTCTTCGCCGACGCCTCCGACCCGGCCTCCCTCGCCGCGGTCGCCGCGCGGGCGCGCGTCCTGCTCTCCTGCGCTGGGCCCTTCCGCCTCCACGGCCGCCAGGTGGCCGCGGCCTGCGCCGAGGCGGGGGCCGACTGCCTCGACATCTCCGGCGAGCCCGAGTTCATGGAGCGCGTCGAGGCCGACCTCCACGAGGTCGCCGCCAGGAACGGGTCGCTGATTGTCTCCGCCTGCGGGTTTGACTCCATCCCCGCGGAGCTCGGGTTCTTGTTCAACTCCAGGCAGTGGAAGCCGCCCTCCGCGCCGCTGAGCGTGGTCGCCTACGTCAACCTGGAGTCGGACAGGAAGATCGTCGGGAACTTCGGCACGTTTCAGTCGGCCGTTCTCGGCGTGGCCAACGCCAGCGAGCTGCAGGCACTGCGCCGGTCCAGGCCAAGGCCGGCAAAGCCCAAG ATTCCGGGGCCTGCACCTCCCAAAGGATCACTGATTGAGCATGACAAGGCACTAGGATTGTGGGTGGTGAAGTTACCTTCTGCTGACACAGTGGTTGTGAAGAGAACCCTAGCAAAAGTGACAGAGCATCCCGAGGGCCTTCCTGGTGTGGATGAAACCTCAGAATTTGTGGACCGCAGGAAGGAATTCTGGTCCTCTATCAAACCTGCACATTTCGGTGTGAAGATTGGCACCCGTTCCATCCTGGGCCTTGTGCGGTGGCTGTATACTGGACTTTTCATCGGCATCCTTGGGGGTTTCTCCTTGGGTAGGTCCCTCTTGCTAAAATTCCCCGAGTTCTTCTCCCTTGGGTTGTGTAGAAAGACTGGACCAACAGAAGAGGAGGTGAACAGCGCCTCATTCAAACTGTGGTTCGTCGGCCATGGGTACAGCGATTTGGCCCGTGCATCAGAGCGTGGAACCAAGCCAGACATGGAGATGGTCACCAGAGTTTCAGGGCCAGAGATCGGGTACATCACCACTCCGATCGTCCTCGTCCAGTGCGCCCTCGTCCTGCTGAGCCAGCGAGCCAATCTGCCGAAAGGCGGGGTGTACACGCCGGGCGTCGTCTTCGGCCCCACAGATCTCCAGAAGCGTCTCGAGGAGAACGGCGTGTCGTTCAACCTCATCTCCACGAGGACCCTCCCTTCAGATTAA